One Dermacentor andersoni chromosome 6, qqDerAnde1_hic_scaffold, whole genome shotgun sequence genomic window carries:
- the LOC140219140 gene encoding uncharacterized protein — protein MPGSCCAPNCRSNYGGGPSGASVRVYKFPADETRRAAWTKAICRENFVPRKHTVVCEKHFEKSDFVTVASYTDLKTGKVIEVPLERARLKPTAVHSLFPGCPKYMSQPKRTREAPAEKKARLEAASVRKAIELSAAIFVLVFSGKLYTISPHAYKFIRSSLKVKLPHPDAIRRLCSSYHLNPALEQQDFCFLNYAKTVLQAMAEHERTVTLMIDEIHLQTYCEYKAGFVTGSAANTSNPTKTAYVFMLQSLLSSNKDVVYILPVAQIDAKAFQYFLLKITIDLESLGFKVLAVVSDNNAINVKTMTFFASPPKASIGYPHPADSSRPLFFILDHVHLLDYISNNWLNQRNSGKCMLYPDPSSNDPKPPILPASFKSLSDLHNAEQNNILKLVPTLSLKALNPSSIERQNFKLALRIFNESTVAALQCSIVQHAKGKADFINTILTWWRIANVKTPRKGQRLRDEMQYPIVSTTRPQLEFLRKITEWLDYWASLKPDAGHLTKETQLAFGHTSHALHDICVYCLEELGFQYVLLGKFQTDGLEDRFGKYRQLSGAQYHISNMQIYESENKLRLQKVLDLPDLDVIAQPIHTISVDSLRGQFTIAVTKADVAKKSSMIPTVTYVAGYCAHVTMKKLMCLSCKVNLILENTSLDHEDTLLIAGMTRGGLKFPCAVVVNAVLCTEIALDKFRSEELASKFLALPNQKEALVALVSTVLHDSGGLDDLRACNSGHSPEKVMHHILSAAANTLLNNLSKTKNDKTILNSSSNGKAQKTRTQAECFFFFLTPTLFFRPLSFITSVHFIVCHVVLFSRGHMFY, from the exons ATGCCTGGCAGTTGCTGCGCCCCAAACTGCAGATCGAACTATGGCGGGGGTCCGAGCGGCGCGAGTGTCCGCGTCTATAAGTTTCCTGCGGACGAGACACGAAGGGCAGCGTGGACAAAGGCTATATGTCGTGAAAATTTCGTGCCGAGGAAGCACACAGTG GTGTGTGAAAAACACTTTGAGAAGAGTGATTTCGTTACGGTTGCGTCGTACACGGACTTGAAGACTGGAAAAGTTATTGAAGTGCCGCTGGAGCGTGCTCGCCTCAAGCCAACTGCTGTGCACAGTCTTTTTCCCGGCTGCCCGAAATATATGTCTCAACCAAAACGAACGCGGGAAGCTCCTGCAGAAAAGAAAGCTCGACTCGAAGCAGCATCGGTGCGAAAAGCGATAGAGCTTTCC GCCGCGATATTCGTGCTTGTGTTTTCAGGTAAGCTATATACGATTTCTCCACATGCGTACAAGTTCATCAGAAGTTCTCTTAAAGTTAAGCTGCCACACCCAGACGCCATTCGACGATTATGTTCGTCATACCACTTGAATCCAGCTCTTGAGCAGCaagatttttgttttttgaaCTATGCTAAAACTGTCTTGCAAGCAATGGCTGAGCATGAGCGCACTGTAACGTTAATGATAGATGAGATCCATCTTCAAACCTATTGTGAATACAAAGCAGGCTTCGTTACAGGTTCCGCAGCCAATACTTCCAATCCAACTAAAACAGCATATGTGTTCATGTTGCAGAGCCTTTTGTCGAGCAATAAGGATGTGGTTTATATTTTACCAGTGGCACAGATCGATGCAAAAGCATTCCAATATTTTTTGCTAAAGATCACCATTGACCTTGAGTCACTTGGTTTCAAGGTACTAGCAGTTGTTTCAGACAACAATGCTATAAACGTAAAAACGATGACATTTTTTGCTAGCCCCCCTAAAGCCAGTATTGGTTACCCACATCCAGCCGATTCCTCTCGTCCACTGTTCTTTATTTTGGATCATGTACACCTCCTTGACTATATCAGCAACAACTGGCTAAACCAGAGAAATAGTGGAAAGTGCATGTTATACCCTGATCCGAGCAGCAATGACCCAAAGCCACCTATTCTTCCTGCATCATTCAAATCTTTGTCTGATTTACATAATGCTGAGCAGAATAACATTTTAAAGCTGGTACCAACGCTTTCACTAAAAGCACTAAACCCATCAAGTATAGAGCGTCAGAACTTTAAGCTGGCTCTCAGAATATTTAACGAATCGACAGTTGCTGCATTGCAATGCTCCATAGTGCAACATGCCAaaggaaaggcagatttcattaACACCATTTTGACATGGTGGCGAATAGCAAATGTAAAGACACCGAGAAAGGGTCAACGCTTACGCGATGAAATGCAGTATCCGATTGTGTCAACAACACGTCCACAGCTGGAATTTTTGAGAAAAATAACAGAGTGGCTAGACTACTGGGCTAGCCTCAAGCCCGATGCCGGCCACCTGACGAAAGAAACGCAGTTGGCTTTTGGCCACACGAGCCACGCTCTGCATGACATCTGTGTATACTGCCTGGAAGAGCTAGGATTTCAGTACGTGCTCCTTGGAAAATTTCAAACAGATGGCCTTGAAGACAGGTTTGGGAAGTACCGCCAGCTATCCGGTGCCCAATACCACATCTCGAACATGCAGATCTATGAATCCGAGAACAAGCTTAGGCTTCAAAAAGTACTGGACCTGCCTGACCTGGACGTTATTGCACAGCCAATCCATACCATAAGTGTTGATTCACTTCGTGGACAGTTCACCATAGCAGTGACCAAAGCTGATGTCGCTAAAAAATCGTCAATGATTCCCACTGTTACATATGTTGCTGGGTATTGTGCACATGTGACAATGAAAAAGCTTATGTGCTTGTCCTGCAAAGTAAACCTTATACTGGAGAATACCAGTTTGGACCACGAAGACACACTGCTCATTGCAGGTATGACACGAGGAGGACTGAAGTTTCCGTGTGCTGTTGTAGTGAATGCAGTGCTTTGTACAGAAATAGCTCTTGATAAATTTAGGAGTGAGGAGTTGGCGTCAAAATTTCTTGCTCTTCCAAATCAGAAAGAGGCCCTTGTAGCTCTTGTGTCAACCGTTCTGCATGATTCTGGAGGCCTTGATGACCTTAGGGCTTGTAATTCTGGCCACTCGCCAGAAAAAGTCATGCACCATATTTTGAGTGCAGCTGCCAACACGCTGTTGAATAATTTGTCTAAAACCAAAAATGACAAAACTATTTTAAATAGTAGTAGTAACGGCAaagcgcagaagaccaggactcaggcagagtgtttttttttttttttgacgccgacgctgttctttagacctttatcgttcatcaCTTCTgttcatttcattgtttgtcacgtggttcttttttcgcgcggtcacatgttttattaa